A single genomic interval of Ignavibacteria bacterium harbors:
- a CDS encoding PAS domain S-box protein encodes MRKTNTPKIQKQKKSTSTSADNSKKPALLTKNYLTDVIESSSEFIGTADENGNVIYLNKSGRKLLGINSLAQFRKKTISDFIHDNDINRVFNSIIPKLLKKKKLKEEVSLKSIDGSEILLELSAFVHESEKGKKLLSVVGRDISNRKAQERLIHNYFEQYNTILTTTPDGFWLTDINGRLLEVNNNYCKMSGYKRNELLKLSVTELVAMESPEETARHIQQTITKGSDVFQSKHRAKNGKIFDVEVTTTFLESKRQFITFIRDITEIKKALQTIKENEEKFRLLIEKSPVGIFLDDSKGNAIFINDKCAELIGVLPENAINMNWISAIHPDDRERVMSKLTNTVQNITEFHLEYRWVHEDGKIVWTRGDIIPVKDENNQVVVYIGTLTDITSRKRAEDEVKRLNRVYAVLIDTNQTIIRTRDKQKLFEEICRIAVEKGKFHLAWIGIVNKENNEIEVVASAQLKEVNIIEEKITISGIEQCRCLSKKVIESNNYFVVNNIEQDNLLGKCKKDSVTLGCKSAASFLIRMENEIIGTFNLFSKEIEFFHINEVKLLDEMALDISFGLEFIDMEEKRKKLLEELKASGEQFRKLFELSPIGIGIADLTGNLLAYNDAILAQANYKREDAAKIKHVAELYYDPKQRAEVLALFQKQGYVRNHHVLFKRKDGTPYDALMSLTSTTFEGKPALYALIEDITERIKSERALKISEKKYRDIFENAAVSI; translated from the coding sequence ATGCGAAAAACAAATACACCAAAAATTCAAAAGCAAAAAAAGTCCACTTCAACCTCAGCAGACAATTCGAAAAAACCGGCGCTCCTAACTAAAAATTACTTAACCGATGTAATAGAATCTTCCTCAGAATTTATTGGAACTGCAGATGAAAATGGTAACGTGATCTATCTTAATAAATCTGGTAGAAAATTACTTGGTATAAATTCTTTAGCTCAATTTAGAAAAAAGACTATCTCAGATTTCATTCATGATAACGACATAAATAGAGTGTTTAATAGTATCATACCAAAACTACTAAAGAAAAAGAAATTAAAAGAAGAAGTTTCACTTAAGTCAATCGATGGATCAGAAATTTTGTTAGAATTGTCTGCCTTTGTCCATGAATCTGAAAAAGGGAAGAAACTTCTTTCAGTTGTCGGCCGAGATATAAGTAATCGAAAAGCTCAGGAAAGATTAATTCATAATTATTTTGAACAATATAACACGATCTTGACCACAACTCCCGATGGATTCTGGCTGACTGATATTAACGGACGCTTACTTGAGGTAAATAATAATTACTGCAAAATGAGTGGTTATAAAAGAAATGAATTGTTGAAATTATCTGTAACCGAGCTTGTTGCAATGGAATCACCTGAAGAAACAGCCCGTCACATCCAACAAACAATTACAAAAGGAAGTGATGTTTTTCAAAGTAAGCACAGAGCAAAAAACGGCAAGATTTTCGATGTTGAAGTCACAACTACATTTCTTGAAAGTAAAAGACAATTTATTACATTCATTAGAGATATAACTGAAATAAAAAAAGCTCTCCAAACTATTAAGGAAAATGAAGAAAAATTCAGATTACTTATAGAGAAATCACCAGTTGGAATATTCTTAGATGATAGTAAAGGAAATGCGATCTTTATAAATGATAAGTGTGCAGAGCTTATTGGAGTTCTTCCTGAAAATGCTATAAACATGAACTGGATATCGGCAATTCATCCCGATGATAGAGAAAGAGTAATGTCAAAATTGACGAATACTGTGCAAAATATCACAGAATTCCATTTAGAATATCGTTGGGTACACGAAGATGGAAAAATTGTTTGGACACGAGGTGATATTATTCCAGTCAAAGATGAAAATAATCAAGTAGTTGTTTATATAGGTACATTGACAGACATTACAAGTAGAAAGCGTGCTGAAGATGAAGTAAAAAGACTTAATCGTGTCTATGCAGTCTTAATTGATACAAACCAAACTATTATTAGAACTCGTGATAAACAAAAACTATTTGAAGAAATATGCAGAATTGCGGTAGAGAAAGGGAAATTTCACTTAGCCTGGATTGGCATAGTAAATAAAGAAAATAATGAGATTGAAGTAGTCGCGAGTGCTCAGCTGAAAGAAGTAAATATAATTGAAGAGAAAATAACTATATCAGGAATTGAACAATGCAGATGCCTGAGTAAAAAGGTGATAGAATCTAATAATTATTTTGTAGTAAATAATATTGAGCAAGATAATCTGCTAGGTAAATGCAAGAAAGATTCTGTAACTCTCGGCTGTAAATCAGCCGCTTCATTTCTAATAAGAATGGAAAATGAAATCATCGGAACGTTTAATTTATTTTCGAAAGAAATTGAATTCTTCCACATAAATGAAGTAAAACTTTTAGACGAAATGGCTTTGGATATCTCTTTCGGTCTCGAATTTATTGATATGGAAGAAAAAAGGAAAAAATTACTAGAAGAATTAAAAGCAAGCGGAGAACAATTCCGCAAGTTATTTGAACTATCACCTATCGGAATCGGAATTGCTGACTTGACTGGAAATTTACTTGCTTATAACGATGCAATCCTTGCACAAGCAAATTATAAAAGAGAAGATGCAGCAAAAATCAAGCACGTAGCTGAACTTTATTATGATCCCAAACAAAGAGCTGAAGTTCTCGCTCTATTCCAAAAGCAAGGCTATGTTAGAAACCATCATGTATTATTCAAAAGAAAAGATGGTACTCCCTATGATGCATTGATGTCCTTAACAAGCACAACTTTTGAAGGTAAACCCGCGCTCTATGCTTTAATAGAAGATATCACAGAGCGAATAAAATCAGAGAGAGCTTTAAAGATAAGTGAAAAAAAATACAGAGATATTTTTGAAAATGCTGCTGTAAGTATTTAG
- a CDS encoding DUF433 domain-containing protein, whose product MNATCDHIQFDEQGIPFIAGTKIKVVEIIVEYLAYAWSPEEIHFQHPNLSLGQIHTALAYYWDNQEKMDAEIKNRIEKIDKLNNKHSNLKLNKKFSFEKTS is encoded by the coding sequence ATGAATGCAACATGTGACCATATCCAATTTGATGAACAAGGTATTCCATTTATTGCTGGAACAAAGATTAAAGTAGTAGAAATTATTGTGGAATATTTGGCTTACGCTTGGAGCCCCGAAGAAATACACTTTCAACATCCCAATCTAAGTCTTGGACAAATTCACACAGCACTTGCTTATTATTGGGATAATCAAGAGAAGATGGATGCGGAGATTAAAAACCGGATTGAAAAAATTGATAAATTGAATAACAAGCACTCTAACTTAAAGCTCAATAAAAAATTTAGTTTTGAAAAAACAAGCTAA
- a CDS encoding orotate phosphoribosyltransferase yields the protein MTNQEKLQIFRETGALLEGHFLLSSGLHSDVYFQCAKVLQYPKYSTFFCDEIAKHFSKVEIDVVISPALGGILVGQEVARLMDKKSIFTERVENLMTLRRGFEILHGEKVLICEDVVTTAKSSKEVAAVVEKFGGKVVGLGSIVDRSSDSLQLDYNFFSTIKISAKTYDANSCPLCESKIAIEKPGSRKIG from the coding sequence ATGACAAATCAAGAAAAGCTTCAAATATTCCGCGAAACTGGCGCACTCTTGGAAGGACACTTTTTATTAAGTTCCGGTCTGCATAGCGATGTATATTTTCAATGTGCCAAGGTGCTGCAATATCCAAAATATTCTACTTTCTTTTGCGATGAGATTGCAAAACATTTTTCGAAAGTTGAGATAGACGTTGTGATTTCTCCTGCTTTAGGTGGAATTCTTGTCGGACAGGAAGTTGCAAGATTAATGGATAAAAAATCGATCTTCACTGAGAGAGTTGAGAACTTAATGACACTTCGGCGTGGATTTGAAATTCTTCATGGAGAAAAAGTTTTGATATGCGAAGATGTTGTTACAACAGCAAAATCATCCAAGGAGGTCGCAGCGGTCGTAGAAAAATTTGGCGGCAAAGTAGTGGGACTTGGATCAATTGTCGACCGAAGCAGCGATTCTCTCCAATTGGACTATAACTTTTTCAGTACAATTAAAATATCTGCCAAAACTTATGATGCAAATTCGTGTCCGCTTTGTGAGTCGAAAATTGCGATTGAAAAACCCGGAAGCAGAAAGATAGGTTAA
- a CDS encoding PAS domain S-box protein: MLIWVQLSAKAITDESGKTLYYDGFIRDITEQIETEELANKLSTAVKQSPTVIIITDTDGKIEYVNPKFTELTGYTSDEVLGKTPRILKSGYHPPEFYKDLWDTILSGDDFKGEILNNKKDGTSYWEDTMISPIKDEFGKITHFVSLKEDITERKKMLSELIEAKEKAEEAYRLKSGFISAMSHEIRTPLNIIIGYSGVIKDLYHDPNDQQAGTYFNSIERSGMRLIDTITDILDISRLESGNFEITLTPIAHNSIVISVSKQLEVMAAAKNIPIVHDLMKQEPLILADDYCLNGVLMNLINNSIKFSKAGQIQIKTYVEGDYAVCSIKDHGIGMSEEYQKHLFESFSQEEVGTSRSFEGSGLGLALTKRYLELMKGKIEVQSKKGIGTTMKFKIPISDKKN, translated from the coding sequence GTGCTAATCTGGGTACAACTTTCTGCAAAAGCTATTACAGACGAATCTGGAAAGACACTTTATTATGATGGTTTTATTCGTGATATTACAGAGCAAATTGAAACCGAAGAATTAGCTAACAAACTATCAACAGCTGTTAAACAAAGCCCTACTGTTATTATAATTACTGATACAGATGGAAAAATTGAATATGTTAATCCAAAATTCACAGAGTTAACTGGATATACTTCTGATGAAGTTCTTGGAAAAACTCCAAGAATTCTTAAGTCAGGTTATCATCCACCGGAATTTTACAAAGATCTTTGGGATACAATTTTATCTGGTGATGATTTTAAAGGAGAAATACTTAACAATAAGAAGGATGGTACAAGTTATTGGGAAGATACAATGATTTCACCAATCAAAGATGAATTTGGTAAAATCACTCATTTTGTTTCTTTAAAAGAAGATATAACAGAAAGAAAGAAAATGTTATCTGAACTTATAGAAGCGAAAGAAAAAGCAGAAGAAGCTTATAGACTAAAAAGTGGATTCATATCTGCAATGTCGCATGAAATACGAACTCCTCTGAATATAATTATAGGATACTCCGGTGTCATTAAGGACCTGTATCACGATCCGAACGATCAGCAAGCTGGAACTTATTTTAATTCAATAGAAAGATCTGGTATGAGGTTAATAGATACGATTACGGACATCTTAGACATCTCTCGCCTCGAATCGGGTAATTTTGAAATCACCTTAACTCCGATCGCGCATAATTCAATTGTCATTTCAGTATCTAAACAACTGGAAGTTATGGCCGCGGCGAAAAATATTCCGATCGTTCACGATTTGATGAAACAAGAACCATTAATTCTGGCAGATGATTACTGCTTGAACGGAGTTTTGATGAATTTGATTAATAATTCGATCAAATTCAGCAAAGCTGGACAAATTCAAATTAAAACATATGTTGAAGGTGATTATGCTGTTTGTTCCATAAAAGATCATGGAATAGGTATGTCCGAAGAATACCAAAAACATTTATTCGAATCATTCAGTCAAGAAGAGGTCGGGACTTCAAGATCTTTTGAAGGTTCTGGTCTCGGTCTCGCATTAACCAAGAGATATTTGGAATTAATGAAAGGAAAAATTGAAGTTCAAAGTAAAAAAGGCATTGGCACAACGATGAAATTCAAAATTCCTATATCAGATAAAAAAAATTAA
- a CDS encoding 4a-hydroxytetrahydrobiopterin dehydratase — MNKLSANEIDLMLTKLPKWSLIENRIERNFVFANFMEGIEFINKVAELAEEKDHHPDILLFSYRNVRISLATHSVGGLTQNDFDFAEELNKRF; from the coding sequence ATGAATAAACTTAGCGCAAATGAAATCGATTTAATGCTAACAAAGCTCCCCAAATGGAGTTTAATAGAAAATAGAATCGAGCGAAATTTTGTTTTTGCAAATTTTATGGAAGGGATTGAATTCATTAACAAAGTTGCAGAACTCGCTGAAGAAAAAGATCATCATCCGGACATTTTATTGTTTAGCTATAGGAATGTGCGCATTTCACTCGCGACCCATAGTGTCGGAGGATTAACTCAAAATGATTTTGATTTTGCGGAGGAACTTAATAAGCGTTTTTAA
- a CDS encoding response regulator, translating to MSETNSASKPRILYVEDHLEAYSLVEILLNKYFELIQAESPEQAFVKLNSEKVDLILLDIALKEKLDGLKFLTEIKANEKFKHLPVLVLTAYALHGEKELFMNEGADDYVAKPFNKLDLVDKINKLIK from the coding sequence ATGAGTGAAACTAATTCAGCATCGAAACCAAGAATTTTGTATGTAGAAGATCATCTCGAGGCATATTCACTCGTAGAAATTTTACTGAACAAGTATTTTGAATTAATTCAAGCTGAATCACCTGAGCAGGCTTTTGTGAAACTTAACTCAGAGAAAGTTGATCTGATACTCTTGGATATTGCCTTAAAAGAAAAACTTGATGGACTGAAATTTCTAACCGAGATTAAAGCGAATGAAAAATTCAAACATCTCCCGGTATTAGTTCTGACTGCTTATGCCCTTCATGGCGAGAAAGAACTTTTTATGAATGAAGGGGCAGATGATTATGTAGCCAAACCATTTAACAAGCTCGACCTTGTTGATAAGATAAACAAGCTGATTAAATAA
- a CDS encoding HAD family hydrolase: protein MKNYKYKHVIWDWNGTLLDDSWLCVEIMSGMLKKRNMMDFDAETYQRLFDFPVRDYYQTLGFDFEKESFEIVGTEFIIEYEKRKYECGLYPSAISILNQIRDSGISQSILSAYKQDTLETLVDHFGLRNFFLKVVGLNDHYAKSKLDNGKLLIEGLGIDTKQIILVGDTKHDHEVASSIGTDCILVFGGHQSKERLRTCGVPVYEKLEDILSHIVEGKNLSRSCPKQ, encoded by the coding sequence ATGAAAAATTATAAATATAAACATGTAATTTGGGATTGGAACGGCACTTTACTTGATGATTCATGGCTTTGTGTTGAGATTATGAGTGGAATGCTTAAAAAGCGAAATATGATGGATTTTGATGCTGAGACCTATCAACGGTTGTTTGACTTTCCGGTTAGAGATTATTATCAAACACTTGGCTTCGATTTTGAAAAAGAATCCTTCGAAATTGTTGGAACAGAATTCATCATTGAATATGAAAAACGAAAGTATGAATGCGGATTATATCCTTCGGCCATCAGCATATTAAATCAAATCCGTGATTCTGGAATCTCTCAGTCGATTCTTTCAGCTTACAAGCAAGATACGCTTGAGACTTTGGTTGATCATTTCGGTCTGCGTAATTTCTTTCTAAAAGTCGTTGGGCTGAACGATCATTATGCAAAAAGCAAACTCGATAATGGAAAGCTTCTAATAGAAGGTTTGGGAATCGATACTAAGCAGATAATTTTAGTTGGAGATACAAAGCATGATCACGAAGTTGCTTCTTCGATCGGGACCGATTGTATTTTGGTTTTCGGCGGACATCAAAGCAAGGAGCGCCTTAGAACTTGCGGAGTCCCAGTTTATGAAAAGCTTGAAGATATTCTCAGCCACATCGTCGAAGGCAAAAATTTAAGTCGTTCTTGCCCCAAACAATAA
- a CDS encoding cellulase, whose translation MQKLKTLIFLYCLPISLFSAERSWIRINQLGYLEESIKIAVLVSKEDFTLSQFEVCNALTDKVELQSKNINKFGEWGAFKSSYRLNFSELKKSGAYYIKAGNIKSPVFRISDDIYNGAADFLLNYMRQQRCGYNPFLKDSCHTRDGFIIYHPTLDSTYIDVKGGWHDASDYLQYVTTSANATLQMLFAYQQNPNSFGDYFDANSDAGSNEIPDILDEAKWGVDWLLRMNPEKDFMFNQIADDRDHMGFRLPTEDTINYGKPRQKNQRFAERPVYFINGQPQGVLKHKNRTTGVASTAAKYASAFALASQLLNDYYPELTDVLIQKSIDAYEFAQEFPGVCQTAPCRAPYFYEEDNWVDDVQLASVLVHKVNKVHKVCKVHKACTESANADECVHKVESGDKENVVDEYFHKAIEFGRGEKVTPWMGADTARHYQWYPFINLGHYYLASSKDKKISKEFISYIKDGLEKIFQRGKANPFQFGIPFIWCSNNLVAAAMTQARLYHQLTGDTRYLEMEASLRDWLFGCNPWGTSMIVGFPKFGDYPIDPHSAFTHVYNYPIDGGLVDGPVYGSIFNNLIGIKLYNDDEYSEFQSDLVVYHDDWGDYSTNEPTMDGTASLTYYFSALEKLGSSKTKQKKFEKSHGGIIQGDKTEKEIYLVFTGHEFADGGESILETLKKHNVIASFFFTGDFYRNENFKGLIGEIKKDGHYLGAHSDKHLLYCDWINRDSLLISKQEFFEDIKNNYKEMEKFGINPSDAKFFIPPFEWYNEKIVEWCDELGITLVNFTRGTYSNADYTLPEMKNYLSSEEIYNRILNFDSTNPSRLNGVILLIHVGSDPKRIDKFYHKLDDLIRNLKDNSYNFVSMSTLN comes from the coding sequence ATGCAGAAACTGAAAACTTTAATTTTTCTCTATTGCTTGCCAATTAGTTTATTTTCGGCTGAGCGATCATGGATTCGCATCAATCAGCTCGGTTACCTTGAAGAATCCATCAAAATTGCTGTACTAGTGAGCAAAGAAGATTTCACTCTTTCACAATTTGAAGTCTGTAATGCACTCACCGATAAAGTAGAACTCCAATCTAAAAACATTAACAAATTTGGCGAGTGGGGAGCTTTCAAATCTTCGTATCGACTTAACTTCTCGGAACTGAAAAAAAGCGGTGCGTATTACATTAAAGCTGGGAATATCAAATCGCCTGTCTTTAGAATTTCTGATGATATTTATAATGGTGCGGCAGATTTTCTTTTAAATTATATGCGTCAACAGAGATGTGGCTACAATCCATTTTTGAAAGATTCGTGTCACACCCGCGATGGCTTCATTATTTATCATCCGACTCTCGATTCGACTTACATCGATGTCAAGGGCGGCTGGCACGATGCTTCTGATTATTTGCAGTACGTTACAACTTCCGCCAATGCAACTTTACAAATGTTGTTTGCATATCAACAAAATCCAAATTCTTTCGGTGATTATTTTGATGCGAATAGCGATGCAGGTTCAAATGAAATTCCAGATATTCTTGACGAAGCAAAGTGGGGAGTCGATTGGCTTCTTCGAATGAATCCCGAAAAAGATTTTATGTTCAATCAAATCGCAGACGACCGCGACCATATGGGATTTCGCCTCCCAACGGAAGATACGATCAATTATGGTAAGCCCCGGCAAAAGAATCAAAGATTTGCCGAGCGGCCTGTCTATTTTATAAATGGACAACCGCAAGGTGTGCTCAAACATAAAAACCGAACAACAGGTGTCGCTTCAACTGCCGCTAAGTATGCCTCAGCCTTTGCCTTAGCCTCACAATTGTTAAACGATTATTACCCTGAACTTACGGATGTGCTTATTCAAAAATCCATTGACGCTTATGAGTTTGCACAAGAGTTCCCCGGAGTATGCCAGACGGCACCGTGCAGAGCACCATATTTCTACGAAGAGGATAATTGGGTAGATGACGTCCAGTTAGCGAGTGTATTAGTCCATAAAGTGAATAAAGTTCATAAAGTTTGTAAGGTTCATAAAGCTTGCACTGAGTCCGCCAATGCGGACGAATGTGTTCATAAGGTTGAAAGTGGGGATAAGGAAAATGTCGTTGATGAATATTTTCATAAAGCTATTGAATTTGGGAGAGGGGAAAAAGTTACACCTTGGATGGGAGCCGATACCGCGAGACATTATCAATGGTATCCATTCATCAATCTTGGACATTACTATCTCGCATCTTCGAAAGATAAAAAAATCTCGAAAGAATTTATTTCCTATATAAAGGATGGTTTGGAAAAAATTTTTCAAAGAGGAAAAGCGAATCCATTCCAATTTGGTATCCCATTCATCTGGTGCTCGAATAATTTAGTCGCCGCTGCAATGACACAAGCAAGATTGTATCATCAACTCACAGGTGATACTCGATATTTAGAAATGGAAGCTTCTCTGCGCGATTGGTTATTCGGATGCAATCCGTGGGGAACGAGCATGATTGTCGGATTTCCAAAATTCGGTGATTATCCAATCGATCCTCATTCTGCGTTCACTCATGTTTATAATTATCCGATTGACGGCGGCTTAGTCGATGGACCTGTTTACGGGTCAATATTTAATAATCTCATTGGTATAAAATTGTATAATGATGATGAATATTCGGAGTTTCAATCTGATCTCGTAGTTTATCATGATGATTGGGGGGACTACTCAACTAACGAACCGACGATGGATGGAACGGCAAGTTTGACCTATTATTTTTCTGCACTTGAAAAGTTGGGAAGCTCAAAAACTAAGCAGAAAAAATTTGAAAAGAGTCACGGCGGAATAATTCAGGGAGATAAAACTGAAAAAGAGATCTATCTCGTTTTCACCGGGCACGAATTTGCTGATGGAGGTGAATCAATATTAGAAACCTTGAAGAAACATAATGTCATAGCGAGCTTTTTTTTTACAGGTGATTTTTACAGAAATGAAAACTTCAAAGGGCTAATCGGTGAAATTAAAAAAGACGGACATTATCTCGGTGCCCACTCCGATAAACATCTCCTTTACTGCGATTGGATCAATCGAGATTCGCTTCTAATTTCCAAGCAAGAATTTTTTGAGGATATCAAGAATAACTATAAAGAGATGGAAAAGTTTGGGATTAATCCATCTGATGCTAAATTCTTCATTCCACCTTTTGAGTGGTACAATGAAAAGATTGTTGAATGGTGTGATGAACTTGGCATAACTTTAGTCAACTTCACTCGAGGTACATATTCGAATGCGGATTATACTCTCCCTGAGATGAAAAATTATTTAAGCTCAGAGGAGATTTATAATAGGATTTTGAACTTTGACTCAACAAATCCCTCTAGACTTAATGGCGTGATTCTCTTAATCCACGTTGGAAGTGATCCGAAAAGAATTGATAAATTCTATCACAAACTTGATGATTTAATTAGAAATCTGAAGGATAATTCATACAATTTCGTCTCAATGAGCACTTTAAACTGA